One Haloterrigena salifodinae DNA window includes the following coding sequences:
- a CDS encoding PAS domain-containing sensor histidine kinase translates to MERATGETDVNCWEEADAPEALQRYRTLVNSVDDGIYQLDREGRFVAVNDTIVEMTGYAREELLGEPASLLLDEDDVERIGREIRRRLSSDEPDAEAIEFAAHTADGDEIDCELQLSLLVDGEASEAPREGGETADGGFQGTVGVVRDITDRNRTEQRLKEREQQLRRERDLTDRLLETSPVGIQVLDDEGEVTRMNGRIKEFLDAYDDSYSPSDREVYDENGDQVPIEEHPFSRTLETGEPVYDEILQIELPGGDRRWLSVNAAPIVDENGGIDRVVTTGEDVTDLKERERELRVHRDTLEAELEEVYGRVTDAFYALDDQWRFTYVNERAAELLGVTEEELLGADLWKTFPESTTADEVRESLRAAMEDQEATTFEVFSELLGFWIEARIYPSETGLSVYFNDITERKERERELELFRTLLDHSNDSVFVIDPDTGAFLDSNDTACRSLGYSRAELLQLSVPDIDTELPTREAWQSFVADLRTEGETTFEGTHRRKDGTTFPVEIDISHVELDREYVLAISRDVTERRERKRAMEERKRELRTLIELLPVAVFVADDDGRILEWNEAAEAVWGGEVAESEAIAEYDRYDGWWADTGEPVDPDEWALARAVRGEEVPDPDEIEIEGFDGERRTVLNHGMPIRDEDGEVSRAVVTLVDISERKEYQRQLEKTNERLERFAYAASHDLQEPLRMVSSYLQMIEHRYSDDLDEEGREFLEFAVDGAERMREMIDGLLEYSRVQTQANPFEPVELDDVLTDVREDLQVKIEEYDAAIVAEDLPRIEGDPSQIRQVLQNLLDNAIEYSGEGPPRIRVTAERDGAECVVAVRDNGIGIDPDEADRIFDVFERLHSRDEHSGTGIGLALCERVVERHGGEIWVESEPGDGTTFSFTLPVATDRDT, encoded by the coding sequence ATGGAGAGAGCGACGGGGGAAACCGACGTGAACTGTTGGGAGGAGGCGGACGCACCCGAGGCCCTCCAGCGCTACCGGACGCTCGTGAATTCGGTCGACGACGGGATCTACCAACTGGACCGCGAAGGCCGATTCGTCGCTGTCAACGATACCATCGTCGAGATGACCGGCTACGCCCGGGAGGAACTCCTCGGTGAACCCGCCTCCCTGCTTCTCGACGAGGACGATGTCGAGCGGATCGGTCGGGAGATACGGCGACGGCTCTCGAGCGACGAGCCGGACGCGGAGGCGATCGAGTTCGCGGCGCACACCGCCGACGGCGACGAAATCGACTGCGAGTTACAGCTGAGTCTCCTCGTCGACGGCGAGGCGTCGGAGGCGCCTCGAGAAGGCGGTGAAACCGCCGACGGCGGTTTTCAGGGGACGGTGGGCGTCGTCCGCGACATCACCGATCGGAACCGAACCGAGCAGCGCCTCAAAGAACGCGAACAGCAGCTCCGGCGCGAGCGCGATTTGACTGACCGACTCCTCGAAACCAGTCCCGTCGGTATCCAGGTGTTAGACGACGAGGGCGAGGTCACGAGGATGAACGGGCGGATCAAGGAGTTCCTCGACGCCTACGACGACTCCTACTCGCCCTCGGATCGAGAGGTCTACGACGAAAACGGCGATCAAGTCCCCATCGAAGAACACCCGTTCTCCCGGACCCTGGAAACCGGCGAGCCGGTCTACGACGAGATTCTCCAGATCGAACTCCCGGGCGGTGACCGGCGCTGGCTGTCGGTCAACGCGGCGCCGATCGTCGACGAGAACGGGGGGATAGACCGCGTGGTCACGACGGGCGAAGATGTCACGGACCTCAAGGAGCGCGAACGAGAGCTCCGAGTGCATCGAGACACGCTCGAGGCCGAACTGGAAGAGGTCTACGGACGCGTCACCGATGCGTTCTACGCACTGGACGACCAGTGGCGGTTTACGTACGTCAACGAGCGGGCAGCGGAACTCCTCGGCGTGACCGAAGAGGAGTTGCTCGGAGCAGACCTCTGGAAAACGTTCCCGGAGTCGACCACCGCCGACGAGGTCCGGGAGAGTCTCCGAGCAGCGATGGAAGACCAAGAGGCGACGACCTTCGAAGTCTTCTCGGAGTTACTCGGGTTCTGGATCGAGGCGAGGATCTATCCATCGGAGACCGGACTCTCGGTCTACTTCAATGACATCACCGAGCGCAAGGAGCGCGAACGGGAGTTGGAACTGTTTCGAACCCTGCTCGATCACTCCAACGACAGCGTGTTCGTGATCGACCCCGACACGGGAGCGTTTCTCGACAGCAACGACACCGCCTGTCGCTCCCTGGGCTACTCGCGAGCGGAACTGCTCCAATTGTCCGTCCCCGATATCGATACCGAACTACCGACGCGGGAAGCGTGGCAGTCCTTCGTCGCGGACCTGCGAACCGAGGGGGAAACCACCTTCGAAGGGACGCATCGGCGGAAGGACGGGACCACGTTCCCGGTGGAAATCGACATCTCCCACGTCGAACTAGATCGCGAGTACGTCCTCGCGATATCGCGCGACGTCACCGAACGCAGGGAGCGCAAGCGGGCGATGGAAGAACGAAAGCGGGAGCTCCGAACGCTGATCGAGTTGCTCCCGGTCGCCGTGTTCGTCGCCGACGACGACGGCCGGATCCTCGAGTGGAACGAGGCGGCCGAAGCGGTCTGGGGCGGGGAAGTCGCCGAATCAGAGGCGATCGCCGAGTACGATCGATACGACGGCTGGTGGGCGGATACAGGCGAGCCGGTCGACCCCGACGAATGGGCGCTCGCTCGAGCGGTCCGGGGCGAAGAGGTTCCCGATCCAGACGAGATCGAAATCGAGGGCTTCGACGGAGAGCGCCGCACGGTCCTGAATCACGGCATGCCCATCCGGGACGAGGACGGTGAGGTGAGTCGCGCGGTCGTTACCCTCGTCGACATCAGCGAGCGCAAGGAGTACCAGCGGCAACTCGAGAAGACCAACGAGCGCCTCGAGCGGTTCGCCTACGCCGCCTCCCACGACTTGCAGGAACCCCTGCGGATGGTCTCGAGCTACCTGCAGATGATCGAGCACCGCTACAGTGACGATCTCGACGAAGAGGGTCGGGAATTCCTCGAGTTCGCCGTCGACGGCGCCGAGCGGATGCGCGAGATGATCGACGGCCTGCTCGAGTACTCCCGCGTCCAGACGCAGGCGAACCCGTTCGAACCGGTCGAGTTAGACGACGTCCTCACGGACGTCCGCGAAGACTTGCAGGTGAAAATCGAGGAATACGACGCCGCGATCGTCGCCGAGGACCTTCCCCGTATCGAGGGCGATCCCAGCCAGATCCGGCAGGTCCTCCAGAACCTGCTCGATAATGCCATCGAGTACAGCGGCGAGGGGCCGCCGCGGATTCGCGTTACTGCCGAACGCGACGGAGCGGAGTGTGTGGTCGCAGTTCGGGATAACGGGATTGGTATCGACCCCGACGAGGCCGACCGCATTTTCGACGTGTTCGAGCGGCTACACAGCCGCGACGAACACTCGGGAACCGGAATCGGGCTGGCGCTGTGCGAGCGCGTCGTCGAGCGCCACGGCGGCGAGATCTGGGTCGAGTCCGAGCCCGGAGACGGAACGACGTTCTCGTTCACGCTTCCCGTCGCGACCGACCGCGATACGTGA
- the gdhB gene encoding glutamate dehydrogenase GdhB, which produces MTAADPQSESEPESAVDTARHQLERAAAHLDVDEGIVERLRHPTSVHRVTVPLERDDGSREMFTGYRAHHDSVRGPYKGGLRYHPEVSEEECIGLSMWMTWKCAVMDLPFGGGKGGIIVNPKELSSDEKERLTRRFAEELRPVIGPMTDIPAPDMGTDPQTMAWFMDAYSMQQGETTPGVVTGKPPIVGGSYGREEAPGRSVGIITREAMKYYDWDVKETTVAVQGFGSVGANAARYLDELGASVVAVSDVDGAIYDPDGLDTTDVEDHDESPGMVSGYDAPETLTNEELLELDVDVLVPAAIGNVLTGENARDVEADMIVEGANGPTTTTAERIFEKRGIPVIPDIIANAGGVTVSYFEWLQDINRRAWSLERVNDELESEMCTAWEDVRTEYDARDVTWRDATYIVALERIASAHETRGFWP; this is translated from the coding sequence ATGACAGCCGCAGATCCACAGTCGGAATCCGAGCCGGAGAGCGCCGTCGACACAGCCCGTCACCAACTCGAGCGCGCGGCGGCCCACCTTGACGTCGACGAGGGAATCGTCGAACGACTTCGCCACCCGACGAGCGTCCACCGGGTGACGGTCCCCCTCGAGCGCGACGACGGCTCCCGCGAGATGTTCACGGGGTATCGGGCTCACCACGACAGCGTTCGCGGCCCGTACAAGGGCGGCCTGCGCTACCATCCGGAGGTATCCGAGGAGGAGTGCATCGGCCTCTCGATGTGGATGACCTGGAAATGCGCGGTGATGGACCTCCCCTTCGGCGGCGGGAAGGGGGGCATCATCGTCAATCCGAAGGAGCTCAGCAGCGACGAGAAAGAGCGGCTCACCCGCCGCTTCGCGGAGGAGCTGCGGCCGGTGATCGGTCCGATGACGGACATCCCCGCGCCGGACATGGGGACGGATCCGCAGACGATGGCCTGGTTCATGGACGCCTATTCGATGCAACAGGGCGAGACCACGCCCGGCGTCGTCACCGGCAAGCCGCCGATCGTCGGGGGCAGCTACGGCCGCGAGGAGGCGCCGGGCCGCAGCGTCGGGATCATCACGCGCGAGGCCATGAAGTACTACGACTGGGACGTCAAGGAGACGACCGTCGCCGTGCAGGGCTTCGGTAGCGTCGGCGCCAACGCGGCCCGGTATCTCGACGAGCTCGGCGCCTCCGTCGTCGCCGTCTCGGACGTCGACGGCGCCATCTACGACCCCGACGGACTCGACACGACCGACGTCGAGGACCACGACGAGAGTCCGGGCATGGTTTCGGGCTACGACGCGCCCGAGACGCTCACGAACGAGGAACTGCTCGAGTTGGACGTGGACGTGCTCGTCCCCGCCGCGATCGGGAACGTCCTGACCGGCGAGAACGCCCGCGACGTCGAGGCCGACATGATCGTCGAAGGGGCCAATGGGCCGACGACAACCACGGCCGAGCGCATCTTCGAGAAACGTGGAATTCCCGTGATTCCGGACATTATCGCCAACGCCGGCGGCGTCACCGTCTCGTACTTCGAGTGGCTCCAGGACATCAACCGCCGGGCGTGGTCGCTCGAGCGGGTCAACGACGAACTCGAGAGCGAGATGTGTACGGCCTGGGAGGACGTCCGGACGGAGTACGACGCACGGGACGTGACCTGGCGGGACGCGACCTACATCGTCGCCCTCGAGCGAATTGCGAGCGCCCACGAGACCCGCGGGTTCTGGCCGTAG
- a CDS encoding TlpA family protein disulfide reductase has translation MLRVVGAGSIAALAGCAGTDDESNEESAPEPEAVDVSEDATWRTASLTDVTSGEEFRVEDAERPVIVHTFSTGCAVCRSQDREFDALYPNADVEIVDLTIYSNDDPETLRSYANEEGYEWRFGTATDEVTSDLISDFGREVTSSANSPVIVVCPSDGVYRLEKKVDAEHLESILADVCGPADSNGSDDSGDTSNSSDAGNSSDSDDSGDATDSDDSSA, from the coding sequence ATGCTTCGGGTAGTCGGTGCGGGGTCGATCGCCGCCCTCGCGGGATGTGCGGGGACCGACGACGAATCAAACGAGGAGTCCGCGCCGGAGCCGGAAGCGGTCGACGTCAGTGAAGACGCAACCTGGCGGACCGCGTCGCTGACCGACGTGACGAGCGGCGAAGAGTTCCGCGTCGAGGATGCCGAGCGGCCGGTCATCGTCCACACGTTCTCGACGGGCTGTGCCGTCTGTCGGTCTCAAGACCGCGAATTCGATGCTCTCTATCCGAACGCTGACGTCGAGATCGTCGACCTCACGATCTATTCGAACGATGACCCGGAGACGCTCCGGAGCTACGCGAACGAAGAGGGCTACGAGTGGCGGTTCGGAACCGCAACCGACGAGGTCACGAGCGATCTCATCTCGGACTTCGGACGGGAGGTGACCAGCAGCGCGAACTCGCCGGTCATCGTCGTCTGTCCGAGCGACGGCGTATACAGGCTCGAGAAGAAGGTCGACGCCGAACATCTCGAGTCGATCCTCGCAGACGTCTGCGGACCGGCCGACTCGAACGGTTCGGACGATTCGGGCGATACCAGCAACTCGAGCGATGCCGGTAACTCGAGCGACTCGGACGACTCTGGCGACGCAACTGACTCGGACGACTCGAGCGCATAA
- a CDS encoding HpcH/HpaI aldolase/citrate lyase family protein encodes MVRRSVLFTPGDRPEMLRKAPAAGADVIVFDLEDAVAPQRKDEARESVREVLTDPAFDPDCEVCVRVNAGDSALAADLQTVLDPAEPDVDRRLDSVMAPKVASAADVRHLADEIAKYDLTLPVFALIESAAGVLAAPEIAAARATDALVFGAEDLSADIGATRSAEGTEVLYARERVVIAAAAHDCTAIDTLVTDFEDERRLREDADRSVRLGYDGKLAIHPAQVDPINEAFTPSEADREWAERVLEAKREADAEGHGVFEVDGEMIDAPLIAQAERIQERAAADDEN; translated from the coding sequence ATGGTCCGCAGAAGCGTTCTGTTCACGCCCGGCGACCGCCCCGAGATGCTTCGCAAGGCTCCCGCCGCCGGAGCGGACGTGATCGTGTTCGACCTCGAGGACGCCGTTGCACCCCAACGAAAGGACGAGGCCCGCGAGTCGGTCCGCGAGGTGCTCACCGATCCCGCGTTCGATCCCGACTGTGAGGTTTGCGTTCGCGTCAATGCGGGCGACTCGGCGCTGGCGGCCGACCTCCAGACCGTTCTCGATCCGGCGGAACCGGACGTCGATCGTCGACTCGATAGCGTCATGGCCCCGAAAGTCGCCTCGGCGGCGGACGTCCGCCACCTCGCGGACGAAATCGCGAAGTACGATCTCACGCTACCCGTCTTCGCGCTGATCGAGAGCGCGGCCGGGGTCCTCGCCGCTCCGGAAATCGCCGCCGCGCGGGCGACCGACGCGCTCGTCTTCGGCGCCGAGGACCTCTCGGCGGATATCGGCGCGACCCGCAGCGCCGAGGGGACGGAAGTGCTCTACGCTCGCGAGCGCGTCGTGATCGCCGCCGCTGCCCACGACTGTACGGCGATCGATACGCTCGTAACCGACTTCGAGGACGAGCGGCGGCTCCGCGAGGACGCCGACCGTTCCGTCCGACTCGGCTACGACGGCAAGCTGGCGATCCATCCGGCTCAGGTCGATCCGATCAACGAGGCTTTCACTCCCAGCGAAGCTGATCGGGAGTGGGCCGAACGCGTCCTCGAGGCCAAACGCGAGGCCGACGCCGAAGGCCATGGGGTCTTCGAAGTCGACGGCGAAATGATCGACGCGCCGCTGATCGCCCAGGCTGAACGAATTCAGGAGCGAGCGGCGGCCGACGACGAGAACTGA
- a CDS encoding DUF2062 domain-containing protein, protein MVRERLARYRDRARQKLVAAFREEHTPHQIAASFAIGIFVTALPTGGLGVGLFFVLVSLQAWISKPAIFASVAVLNPVVKPVVYLSSFQVGAVLLGSDSVGSRDALSGELAQVAIRQLVLGSVVVAVGLAVVGYVLLRYVTLLHRRRSDRFEELAESDIFGNLRR, encoded by the coding sequence ATGGTTCGGGAACGGCTCGCCAGGTATCGTGATCGCGCCCGCCAGAAACTCGTTGCCGCGTTCCGCGAGGAGCATACTCCCCATCAGATCGCCGCGAGCTTCGCGATCGGCATCTTCGTGACGGCGCTTCCGACCGGCGGGCTGGGTGTCGGGCTGTTTTTCGTCCTCGTCTCGCTACAGGCCTGGATCAGCAAACCCGCGATTTTCGCCTCCGTCGCTGTTCTCAACCCGGTCGTGAAACCCGTGGTGTACCTCTCGAGTTTTCAGGTCGGAGCCGTCCTGCTGGGATCGGACTCGGTGGGCTCTCGAGACGCGCTGTCCGGCGAGTTGGCGCAGGTGGCGATCCGTCAACTCGTACTCGGAAGCGTCGTGGTCGCCGTCGGATTGGCCGTCGTCGGATACGTACTGCTCCGGTATGTAACACTACTTCACCGCCGTCGATCGGATCGATTCGAGGAGCTAGCCGAATCGGATATATTCGGCAATCTTCGTCGCTGA
- a CDS encoding NAD-dependent succinate-semialdehyde dehydrogenase, whose translation MSIESTNPATGEVVGTFDETSSGDREAHLERAVETFDEWSETSIEHRQQLLSAAADILRENSEEYAELMTEEMGKPIGQARDEVEKCAWVCDYYAEHAAEHLDDEVIASEPEARTLLSYEPLGPILAIMPWNFPFWQVFRFAAPNLAAGNVGLLKHASNVPGCARAIEDVFREAGFPEGAFTTLLISSSEIDEVIEDDRIEGVTITGSDGAGRSVAETAGSQLKKNVLELGGSDPFVVLEDAPMDKTVETAVQARLINNGQSCIAAKRFVVVDEVYDEFLERFVEEMDAQTVGDPMDEETDIGPQAREDLAEELHEQVEETLDQGGECRLGGEPMDRDGAFYPPTVLTDVPENAPADQEELFGPVATVFRVPDEAAAIEKANDTRFGLGASVWTEDLERGERVARQFESGMAFVNELVKSDPRLPFGGVKDSGYGRELARDGIREFVNRKTIWVQGDAGEETEMVE comes from the coding sequence GTGTCCATCGAAAGCACCAATCCGGCGACGGGCGAGGTCGTCGGCACCTTCGACGAGACCTCGAGCGGCGATCGGGAGGCCCACCTCGAGCGCGCGGTCGAGACCTTCGACGAATGGAGCGAGACCTCGATCGAGCACCGCCAGCAACTGCTGTCCGCGGCGGCCGACATCCTCCGCGAGAACAGCGAAGAGTACGCCGAGTTGATGACCGAGGAGATGGGCAAGCCCATCGGGCAGGCCCGCGACGAGGTCGAGAAGTGCGCCTGGGTCTGTGACTACTACGCCGAGCACGCCGCCGAGCACCTCGACGACGAAGTCATCGCGAGCGAGCCCGAGGCCCGGACGCTCCTCTCCTACGAGCCGCTCGGGCCGATCCTGGCGATCATGCCCTGGAACTTCCCGTTCTGGCAGGTGTTTCGCTTCGCCGCGCCCAATCTCGCGGCGGGCAACGTCGGGCTCCTGAAACACGCCTCGAACGTCCCCGGCTGCGCGCGGGCGATCGAAGACGTGTTCCGGGAAGCGGGCTTTCCCGAGGGCGCGTTCACGACGCTGCTGATTAGCTCGAGCGAGATCGACGAGGTGATCGAAGACGACCGGATCGAGGGCGTCACGATCACCGGCAGCGACGGCGCAGGCCGATCGGTCGCCGAAACGGCCGGCAGCCAACTCAAGAAGAATGTCTTAGAGCTCGGGGGGAGCGACCCCTTCGTCGTCCTCGAGGACGCGCCCATGGACAAAACCGTCGAGACGGCGGTGCAGGCCCGCCTCATCAACAACGGCCAGTCTTGCATCGCGGCCAAGCGGTTCGTGGTCGTCGACGAGGTCTACGACGAGTTCCTCGAGCGCTTCGTCGAGGAGATGGACGCCCAGACGGTCGGCGATCCGATGGACGAGGAGACCGATATCGGCCCGCAGGCCCGCGAGGATCTCGCGGAGGAGCTTCACGAACAGGTCGAGGAGACGCTCGACCAGGGCGGCGAGTGTCGGCTCGGTGGCGAGCCGATGGACCGCGACGGCGCGTTCTACCCGCCGACCGTCCTCACTGACGTCCCGGAAAACGCGCCCGCAGACCAGGAGGAACTGTTCGGACCCGTCGCGACGGTGTTTCGCGTCCCCGACGAGGCGGCCGCGATCGAGAAGGCCAACGACACCCGCTTCGGCCTCGGCGCTAGCGTCTGGACCGAGGACTTAGAGCGCGGGGAGCGAGTCGCCCGGCAGTTTGAGTCCGGAATGGCGTTCGTCAACGAACTCGTCAAGTCCGACCCGCGCTTGCCCTTCGGCGGCGTGAAGGACTCCGGCTACGGTCGCGAACTCGCCCGCGATGGCATCCGGGAGTTCGTCAACCGGAAGACGATCTGGGTGCAAGGCGACGCGGGAGAGGAAACAGAGATGGTCGAGTAA
- a CDS encoding Glu/Leu/Phe/Val family dehydrogenase, with protein sequence MTQGTNPFESLQSQIDDAAAYLDVEDDVIERLKHPERVLETNLTVEMDDGSLERFKAFRSQFNGDRGPYKGGIRYHPQVSRDEVKALSGWMTYKTATVDIPLGGGKGGIIIDPAEYSESELERITRAFAKELRPLIGEDRDVPAPDVNTGQREMNWIKDTYETLENTTEPGVITGKNLASGGSEGRVEATGRSTVIAAREAFDYLDKDLEGATVAVQGYGNAGWIAAKLIDEMGATVVAASDSSGGIYNPDGFDPVAAKDHKNETGSVVGYEESEEEITNEDVLTMDVDLLIPAALENAIDADLAEDVQADVISEAANGPLTPDADAVLEDKDVFVIPDILANAGGVTVSYFEWVQNRQRFYWSEERVNEELEDHIVDAFDSLVETIEEHDIANPRTATYVVAIQRVADSFEEAGSFP encoded by the coding sequence ATGACCCAGGGTACCAACCCGTTCGAAAGTCTGCAGTCCCAGATCGACGACGCCGCCGCGTACCTCGACGTCGAGGACGACGTGATCGAGCGGCTCAAACACCCCGAACGCGTGCTCGAGACGAACCTCACCGTGGAGATGGACGACGGGAGCCTCGAGCGGTTCAAAGCCTTCCGCTCGCAGTTCAACGGCGATCGCGGCCCCTACAAGGGCGGCATCCGCTACCACCCGCAGGTCTCCCGCGACGAGGTCAAGGCCCTCTCGGGCTGGATGACCTACAAGACGGCGACCGTCGACATCCCGCTGGGCGGCGGGAAGGGCGGTATCATCATCGATCCCGCCGAGTACTCCGAGAGCGAACTCGAGCGGATCACCCGCGCGTTCGCGAAGGAACTCCGTCCGCTGATCGGCGAAGACCGCGACGTCCCCGCGCCCGACGTCAACACGGGCCAGCGGGAGATGAACTGGATCAAAGACACCTACGAGACTCTGGAGAACACCACCGAACCGGGCGTGATCACGGGCAAGAACCTCGCCAGCGGCGGCAGCGAGGGCCGCGTCGAGGCGACGGGTCGCTCGACCGTCATCGCCGCGCGCGAGGCCTTCGACTACCTCGACAAGGACCTCGAGGGCGCGACCGTCGCCGTCCAGGGCTACGGGAACGCCGGCTGGATCGCCGCCAAACTGATCGACGAGATGGGCGCGACCGTTGTCGCCGCCAGCGACTCTTCGGGCGGCATCTACAACCCCGACGGCTTCGACCCCGTCGCCGCGAAAGATCACAAGAACGAGACCGGCAGCGTCGTCGGCTACGAGGAAAGCGAGGAGGAGATCACCAACGAGGACGTCTTAACGATGGATGTCGACCTCCTGATCCCCGCAGCCCTCGAGAACGCCATCGACGCCGACCTCGCGGAGGACGTGCAAGCGGACGTCATCTCCGAGGCCGCCAACGGGCCGTTGACGCCCGACGCTGACGCCGTCCTCGAGGACAAGGACGTGTTCGTGATCCCGGACATCCTCGCGAACGCCGGCGGGGTCACCGTCTCGTACTTCGAGTGGGTCCAGAACCGACAGCGCTTCTACTGGAGCGAGGAGCGCGTCAACGAGGAGCTCGAAGACCACATCGTCGACGCCTTCGACTCGCTGGTCGAGACCATCGAGGAACACGACATCGCCAACCCCCGCACCGCGACGTACGTGGTCGCGATCCAGCGGGTCGCCGATTCCTTCGAGGAAGCCGGCTCGTTCCCGTAA
- a CDS encoding cytochrome c biogenesis protein CcdA, producing MTSTTAALLEFFLIGLATPLTATCVVPLYPAFIAYLASAGEGSRDTPVAVLGGLVVAGVLAFVALVGLLWTVVFEAGVSDAVGFVSPVAFAVLAVVGAVLIISPSGFARLPTIEPPHTRYPTLSAFGYGFFFGATVLPCNPGLIALFFGRSTVAFPAFDSQLEVMLGFLAFGLGIGAPLLAFALVSQPFGRRVTRTLARYSGPINRVVGAVLLVVSLYYLLFVFNVIPGTAGLEPPFDLYLG from the coding sequence ATGACGTCGACGACCGCCGCGCTGCTCGAGTTCTTCCTGATCGGTCTCGCGACGCCGCTGACCGCGACGTGCGTCGTGCCGCTGTATCCGGCCTTCATCGCCTACCTGGCCTCGGCCGGCGAGGGGAGCCGCGACACGCCCGTCGCGGTGCTCGGGGGGCTCGTCGTCGCGGGCGTACTCGCGTTCGTGGCGCTCGTCGGGCTGCTGTGGACCGTCGTCTTCGAAGCCGGCGTTTCGGACGCCGTCGGTTTCGTTTCGCCCGTCGCCTTCGCCGTCCTCGCCGTCGTTGGCGCGGTGTTGATCATCTCGCCGAGCGGATTCGCCCGGCTGCCGACGATCGAACCGCCGCACACGCGGTACCCGACGCTGTCGGCGTTCGGCTACGGCTTCTTCTTCGGGGCGACCGTCCTCCCCTGTAACCCGGGGCTGATCGCGCTGTTTTTCGGGCGATCGACGGTCGCCTTCCCCGCGTTCGACTCGCAACTCGAGGTCATGCTCGGCTTCCTCGCGTTCGGGCTGGGGATCGGCGCTCCGCTGTTGGCGTTCGCCCTCGTCTCCCAGCCCTTCGGCCGGCGCGTCACGCGGACGCTGGCCCGCTACAGCGGTCCGATCAATCGGGTCGTCGGCGCCGTGTTGCTCGTCGTCTCGCTGTACTACCTGCTGTTCGTCTTCAACGTCATTCCCGGAACTGCGGGACTGGAACCGCCGTTCGATCTCTACCTGGGGTGA
- a CDS encoding Cdc6/Cdc18 family protein — protein MADQAGDPLFQSQDPIFDRKELLHVGHVPDEDRIVGRDDEIESVAAEIGAITRGDPPNNVMIYGKTGTGKSLISRHVATRARNAAQGNGIDCGVLYVDCSEANTETRTTRQLALSLKDGTDYRENIPVRGVGTMEYYQHIWAILEDCFDAVVVILDEIDKLDNSNILMQLSRAREARKTDAYIGVIGISNKVKYRETLDERIDSSFGHRELFFHPYDASQLREIMRNREDAFQPDVLADGTIELCAALAAKKHGDARKAIEILKEAGELARRTGSEIVSEDHIKQAQEVAEINRIEELTSGATVHAKLALYALASHIITGERETYKTREIYERYVGICDLVATDPITENGLYRQLKEQAFLGVIESEKTGGGRSQGSYLLHRLVTDPKHIVKAVRRDASLEELPTYDRLAETGPATGGRDTDLSSFD, from the coding sequence ATGGCTGATCAGGCAGGGGACCCGCTTTTTCAATCACAGGATCCGATCTTCGATCGGAAAGAACTCCTCCACGTCGGGCACGTCCCCGACGAGGATCGGATCGTCGGGCGGGACGACGAGATCGAATCTGTCGCCGCCGAGATCGGCGCGATCACGCGCGGCGATCCGCCGAACAACGTGATGATTTACGGGAAGACAGGAACCGGCAAGAGCCTCATCTCCCGACACGTCGCGACGCGCGCTCGGAACGCCGCTCAAGGCAACGGTATCGACTGCGGCGTACTCTACGTCGACTGCTCGGAGGCGAACACGGAGACGCGGACGACGCGCCAGTTGGCGCTCAGTCTCAAGGACGGCACCGACTACCGAGAGAACATTCCGGTTCGGGGCGTCGGGACGATGGAGTACTACCAGCACATCTGGGCGATCCTCGAGGACTGCTTCGACGCGGTCGTCGTCATCTTGGACGAGATCGACAAACTGGACAACAGCAACATTCTGATGCAGCTCTCGCGGGCCCGCGAGGCCCGAAAGACCGACGCCTACATCGGCGTCATCGGGATCAGTAACAAGGTCAAGTACCGAGAGACACTCGACGAGCGCATCGACAGCAGCTTCGGTCACCGTGAACTGTTCTTCCATCCCTACGACGCCTCCCAGCTCCGAGAGATCATGCGCAACCGCGAGGACGCCTTCCAGCCCGACGTCCTCGCGGACGGAACGATCGAACTCTGCGCCGCCCTGGCGGCGAAGAAACACGGCGACGCGCGGAAGGCGATCGAGATCCTGAAGGAGGCCGGCGAACTCGCTCGGCGCACCGGGAGCGAGATCGTCTCGGAGGACCACATCAAGCAGGCCCAGGAGGTCGCCGAGATCAACCGGATCGAGGAACTCACCAGCGGGGCGACCGTCCACGCGAAACTCGCTCTCTACGCGCTGGCGAGTCACATCATCACCGGGGAGCGGGAGACATACAAGACCCGCGAGATCTACGAACGGTACGTCGGCATCTGCGATCTCGTCGCGACCGACCCGATCACCGAGAACGGGCTCTACCGCCAACTGAAGGAACAGGCGTTCCTCGGCGTGATCGAGTCCGAGAAGACCGGCGGCGGCCGCTCGCAGGGAAGTTACCTCCTCCACCGGTTGGTCACCGATCCGAAACACATCGTCAAGGCCGTCCGCCGCGACGCCTCGCTCGAGGAGCTCCCGACCTACGACCGACTCGCCGAGACCGGACCAGCGACCGGCGGCCGCGATACCGACCTCTCCTCGTTCGACTGA